AATGTTGACCTCCTCCGTAAACTCGATGTAACGGGTCTCAGTATCGGCGGTGATGACAACAACCGCATCATCACTATGACAGGCCGGCGCACCCTCATCACATCAAGGGTTCTTAATCTCAACGCTCCCGGCGTAGAGATGGAATCCGAGACATTTGAGTGGAGCCACATCGACGACTTCGACTTAGCGGTGCAGGCTTTCATTTATGAGGTCAAGGAGTACATCGTAAACCGCAAATGGGAGGTTGTTCAGGCAACTCTCTTTGATGGTGATCCCGATGACCCCTTTGCCGGAGCCGAGCCGACCGATGCCGCTCCCCCTGTTGAACAGCCTGCCGAAAATGTAGCGTAAGAATGAAACCAATATATATTACCGAAACGCCCAACACTTTCCGCCTCTCCTTTGAGTATAACAAGGAACTTGTAACAACCATCAAGCGTGTGCCGAGTGGCCCGCGATGGGATGCTCAAGAGAAAGAATGGATTGTGAAAAAGGAAAGTATCTGCTATCCTCCCGGGCGTGATGCTCGGTGGTATGTAGAGGCTTTCGCTCAATGGGCAGTTGCCAAACACTTTTGTACTAACATTTCAAGGCGTAGCGAATCCCACGATGTAGTATATGAGATTCCACCGATGAAGAATTTCACCGGCGAACATTATATGCTCCTCAATCCATACGAGTATCAGTTGGAGGGAGTGCGCTACGCCTTGGATCATAAGCGTTGCATTTTTGGCGACCAGCCCGGCTTGGGTAAAACTCTTCAGGCGATATGCTCAGTAGTCAAGGCTCACAAGGAAGCCGCTGTCTATGGGGATTCATTTCCTGTACTCGTAATCTGCCCCGCTGCTCTCAAAGTCAACTGGCAGCGTGAGTTCAAAAAGTTTGCCGGCATCAACGCTGTTATTCTCGATGACAAAAACCGCGATAGTTGGCATCGTTTTTATGAGTTGAGGCGTGGTGATGGAGACCCCTATGCCCCGGTGTTCATCACAAATTATGAGAGCCTAAAAAAGTTCTTTGTGAGTGATGTCAAAGACCACGCACGAATGACTCTACGTTCCATAGTCTTCGATGAACGCATCAAACTGTTCAAGTCCATCATCATAGATGAAAGCCATAAATGCAAATCAAGCAAGACACAGCAATCAAAGTATGTTGAGGGAATCTGCAAAGGTAAAAAGTGGGTGTTCGCTCTAACGGGTACGCCTGTTGTCAATAATAATACCGACCTTATCCAGCAGCTCAAAATCCTCGGCAGGCTTGATGACTTCGGCGGCTATAAGCAGTTTGTCGGCCGCTACTGCGATGGACCCAAACAATCCTCCAATCTGCGAGAGTTGAATTATCGCCTTTGGATGTGCTGTTTCTTTCGTAGAGAGAAAGCTAAAGTGCTTACTCAGTTGCCCGACAAGATGCGCCAGTACATCACTTGCGACATTACCAACCGCAAGGAGTATGACGATGCAGAGAATGATGTTATCAAATATCTCCGTCAGTACAAGAATGCGAGTGATGACCGAGTGGCACGCGCCATGAGAGGTCAAGTGATGGTAAAGATGGGCATACTTAAACAGATTGCGGCGA
The DNA window shown above is from Duncaniella freteri and carries:
- a CDS encoding DEAD/DEAH box helicase; the protein is MKPIYITETPNTFRLSFEYNKELVTTIKRVPSGPRWDAQEKEWIVKKESICYPPGRDARWYVEAFAQWAVAKHFCTNISRRSESHDVVYEIPPMKNFTGEHYMLLNPYEYQLEGVRYALDHKRCIFGDQPGLGKTLQAICSVVKAHKEAAVYGDSFPVLVICPAALKVNWQREFKKFAGINAVILDDKNRDSWHRFYELRRGDGDPYAPVFITNYESLKKFFVSDVKDHARMTLRSIVFDERIKLFKSIIIDESHKCKSSKTQQSKYVEGICKGKKWVFALTGTPVVNNNTDLIQQLKILGRLDDFGGYKQFVGRYCDGPKQSSNLRELNYRLWMCCFFRREKAKVLTQLPDKMRQYITCDITNRKEYDDAENDVIKYLRQYKNASDDRVARAMRGQVMVKMGILKQIAARGKIKAVSEFIHDVIDGGEKLIMFAYLKEVVEALKKEFPDAVTVTGSDDIKAKQNAVDRFQNDPECKLIILNYKSGGTGLTLTAASRVGFIEFPWTYSDCEQAEDRAHRNGQKNAVNCYYFLGDKTIDRYMYNVIQTKKDIANEVTGTTTQIEEDMLNITMNLFQDRI